One genomic segment of Streptomyces sp. RKND-216 includes these proteins:
- a CDS encoding cytochrome bc complex cytochrome b subunit — protein sequence MSTSTTKKKAPAGERVADWADGRLGIYSLAKANMRKIFPDHPSFMLGEVALYSFIIIILTGVFLTLFFVPSMAEVEYHGTYVPMHGIRMTEAYASTLEISFDVRGGLLIRQIHHWAALIFLAAMLVHMMRVFFTGAFRKPREVNWLFGFLLLVLGMFTGFTGYSLPDDLLSGTGVRFMEGAILSVPVVGTYLSMFLFGGEFPGHDIIPRFFAAHVLLLPGIMLGLLVAHLILVFYHKHTQFAGPGRTNKNVVGMPLLPVYMAKAGGFFFLVFGVIAVLSATFQINPIWVLGPYRPDQVSTNAQPDWYMGFSEGLIRFMPGWEVNFAGHTLVLGVFIPLVIFPLVLAAIAVYPFIEAWVTGDKREHHIADRPRNAPTRTAFGVAWITLYMVLLIGGGNDLVATHFHLSINAITWFVRIMFFAGPVLAFIITKRICLGLQRADKEKVLHGRESGIIKRLPHGEFIEVHEPLSQEQLHTLTAHDQPEPLEIGPETDENGVKRKVGAGTRMRAKLSKSYFGPESGQIPKPTAEEYREITSGHGHH from the coding sequence ATGAGTACTTCAACGACGAAGAAGAAGGCACCCGCCGGCGAGCGGGTGGCCGATTGGGCCGACGGCCGTCTGGGCATCTACAGCCTGGCCAAGGCCAACATGCGTAAGATCTTCCCGGACCACCCGTCCTTCATGCTGGGTGAGGTCGCGCTCTACAGCTTCATCATCATCATCCTGACGGGTGTCTTCCTGACGCTCTTCTTCGTGCCCAGCATGGCCGAGGTCGAGTACCACGGCACCTACGTGCCGATGCACGGCATCCGGATGACCGAGGCGTACGCCTCGACCCTGGAGATCAGCTTCGACGTCCGGGGCGGCCTGCTCATCCGGCAGATCCACCACTGGGCCGCGCTGATCTTCCTCGCCGCGATGCTCGTGCACATGATGCGGGTGTTCTTCACCGGTGCCTTCCGCAAGCCGCGCGAGGTCAACTGGCTGTTCGGCTTCCTGCTGCTGGTGCTCGGCATGTTCACCGGCTTCACCGGCTACTCCCTCCCGGACGACCTGCTGTCCGGCACGGGCGTCCGGTTCATGGAGGGCGCGATCCTGTCCGTGCCGGTCGTCGGTACGTACCTGTCGATGTTCCTCTTCGGCGGCGAGTTCCCCGGCCACGACATCATTCCGCGGTTCTTCGCGGCGCACGTCCTGCTGCTGCCCGGCATCATGCTGGGTCTGCTGGTGGCGCACCTGATCCTGGTCTTCTACCACAAGCACACGCAGTTCGCGGGCCCCGGACGCACCAACAAGAACGTGGTCGGCATGCCCCTGCTGCCGGTCTACATGGCCAAGGCGGGCGGCTTCTTCTTCCTCGTCTTCGGCGTCATCGCGGTCCTCTCGGCGACGTTCCAGATCAACCCGATCTGGGTGCTCGGCCCGTACCGGCCGGACCAGGTGTCCACCAACGCGCAGCCCGACTGGTACATGGGCTTCTCGGAGGGCCTGATCCGGTTCATGCCGGGCTGGGAGGTGAACTTCGCGGGCCACACGCTGGTACTCGGCGTGTTCATCCCGCTGGTGATCTTCCCGCTGGTCCTGGCGGCGATCGCGGTCTACCCGTTCATCGAGGCCTGGGTCACGGGCGACAAGCGCGAGCACCACATCGCGGACCGCCCGCGCAACGCCCCGACCCGTACGGCGTTCGGCGTCGCGTGGATCACCCTCTACATGGTCCTGCTGATCGGCGGCGGCAACGACCTCGTCGCCACGCACTTCCACCTCTCGATCAACGCGATCACCTGGTTCGTCCGGATCATGTTCTTCGCGGGGCCGGTGCTGGCGTTCATCATCACCAAGCGGATCTGTCTGGGCCTGCAGCGCGCGGACAAGGAGAAGGTGCTGCACGGGCGCGAGTCCGGCATCATCAAGCGCCTGCCGCATGGCGAGTTCATCGAGGTCCACGAGCCGCTCAGCCAGGAGCAGCTGCACACCCTCACCGCCCACGACCAGCCCGAGCCGCTCGAGATCGGTCCCGAGACCGACGAGAACGGCGTCAAGCGGAAGGTCGGCGCCGGCACCCGGATGCGCGCCAAGCTCTCCAAGAGCTACTTCGGCCCGGAGAGCGGCCAGATTCCGAAGCCGACGGCCGAGGAGTACCGGGAGATCACCAGCGGCCACGGCCACCACTGA
- a CDS encoding aminotransferase class V-fold PLP-dependent enzyme, with the protein MSVSAPAPAAPRTAAATPLPVLGDDVLVPVADGTEIPYAALDQAASAPVLRRVWDDVAAYLPYYGSVHRGSGHLSQLSTDLYERSRATVAAFLGCRADDQVVFTRGTTDSLNLLAAVVPDGTRVFVFESEHHAALLPWRRCETAVLDTPRSPQQAVSVLEAALHGGPDGPKLVCVTGASNVTGEIWPVRELARVAHRHGARVVLDAAQLAPHHPVDVAGLDVDWVAFSGHKLYAPFGAGVLAGRSDWLDSAEPYLAGGGASRRVAREPDGRLDVEWHTGTARHEAGSPNVVGAHAVASACRALEEAGLERLVRRERALLEVLLDGLAQVPDVRVLSLFGRGEDGVPGGGEGGRAAGRVGVVSFVVDGWDGTRFADALSAEYGIGVRSGLFCAHPLLRNLLGRGHDEGGGCGAPSRGALNAVRVSFGAGTPDEHVERFVRAVRSLAARR; encoded by the coding sequence ATGTCCGTCTCCGCCCCTGCCCCCGCCGCCCCTCGCACCGCTGCGGCGACCCCGCTTCCCGTCCTCGGTGACGATGTCCTCGTGCCCGTCGCCGACGGCACCGAGATCCCGTACGCGGCGCTCGACCAGGCGGCCAGCGCCCCCGTGCTGCGCCGCGTGTGGGACGACGTCGCCGCTTACCTGCCCTACTACGGCAGCGTCCACCGCGGCTCCGGCCACCTGTCCCAGCTGTCCACCGACCTGTACGAGCGCAGCCGTGCGACCGTCGCCGCGTTCCTCGGCTGCCGTGCTGACGACCAGGTCGTCTTCACCCGCGGCACCACCGACTCGCTGAATCTGCTCGCGGCGGTGGTCCCGGACGGCACGCGGGTTTTCGTCTTCGAGAGCGAGCACCACGCCGCGCTGCTGCCGTGGCGCCGCTGTGAGACGGCCGTGCTGGACACGCCACGCAGTCCGCAGCAGGCGGTGTCCGTGCTCGAAGCGGCGCTGCACGGCGGCCCGGACGGGCCGAAGCTGGTCTGCGTCACCGGGGCGTCCAACGTCACCGGAGAGATCTGGCCGGTCCGCGAGCTGGCCCGCGTCGCGCACCGGCACGGTGCGCGGGTGGTCCTCGACGCGGCGCAGCTCGCCCCGCACCACCCGGTGGACGTGGCGGGGCTCGACGTGGACTGGGTCGCCTTCTCCGGCCACAAGCTGTACGCCCCGTTCGGTGCGGGTGTGCTGGCCGGGCGGTCCGATTGGCTCGATTCGGCCGAGCCCTACCTGGCGGGCGGCGGGGCCAGCCGCCGGGTCGCCCGCGAGCCGGACGGCCGTCTCGACGTCGAGTGGCACACCGGCACCGCCCGCCACGAGGCGGGCTCTCCGAACGTGGTGGGTGCTCACGCGGTGGCGTCCGCGTGCCGCGCGCTGGAGGAAGCCGGGCTGGAGCGGCTGGTGCGGCGTGAACGCGCCTTGCTGGAGGTCTTGCTGGACGGGCTGGCCCAGGTGCCGGACGTCCGGGTGCTGTCGCTCTTCGGTCGCGGCGAAGACGGCGTCCCAGGGGGCGGCGAAGGCGGCCGCGCCGCCGGACGGGTCGGCGTGGTGTCGTTCGTCGTGGACGGCTGGGACGGCACCAGGTTCGCGGACGCGCTGTCGGCGGAGTACGGGATCGGGGTGCGCAGCGGACTGTTCTGCGCGCATCCGTTGCTGCGGAACCTGCTGGGGAGGGGGCACGACGAAGGCGGCGGCTGCGGTGCGCCCTCGCGAGGGGCGCTCAACGCGGTGCGGGTCAGCTTCGGGGCGGGGACGCCGGACGAGCACGTCGAGCGTTTCGTCCGCGCGGTCCGTTCGCTGGCGGCCCGTCGCTGA
- a CDS encoding Lrp/AsnC ligand binding domain-containing protein encodes MITSIVLIKTSTDRIPEIAEQIAAIESVSEVYSVTGAHDLIAMVRVARHDDLADVIPGHISKVPGVLSTETHIAFRTYSQHDLEAAFAIGLDA; translated from the coding sequence GTGATCACCTCGATCGTGCTGATCAAGACCAGCACCGACCGCATCCCCGAGATCGCCGAGCAGATCGCCGCCATCGAGAGCGTGAGCGAGGTGTACTCGGTGACCGGGGCGCACGACCTGATCGCGATGGTGCGGGTGGCGCGGCACGACGACCTGGCCGACGTGATCCCCGGACACATCAGCAAGGTGCCCGGAGTGCTGTCGACCGAGACGCACATCGCGTTCCGGACGTACTCCCAGCACGACCTCGAGGCCGCGTTCGCCATCGGCCTCGACGCGTAG
- a CDS encoding c-type cytochrome, which translates to MKKLSARRRHPLAALVVLLFALAATGGLYATFAPADEAKADTKAGQSLAIKEGRKLYLVGCSSCHGKGGQGTSDGPSLVGVGAAAVDFQVGTGRMPLQQPGPQGVEKPKVYSQAEIDQLAAYVASLGPGPSVPTEEQYNPEGADIANGGELFRTNCAQCHNFTGEGGALSEGKFAPDLGGVEPKYIYEAMQSGPQAMPSFPDTVLTESDKKDIVAYLEEVNSDEAETPGGVKLGGLGPVAEGLFAWVFGLGAMIALAIWVAARTAKAKKS; encoded by the coding sequence GTGAAAAAGCTCTCCGCACGACGGCGCCATCCGCTGGCGGCGCTCGTCGTCCTACTCTTCGCGCTGGCGGCCACCGGGGGGCTGTACGCCACGTTCGCGCCGGCCGACGAGGCGAAGGCCGACACCAAGGCCGGCCAGTCCCTCGCCATCAAGGAGGGCCGCAAGCTCTACCTGGTGGGCTGCTCCAGCTGCCACGGCAAGGGCGGCCAGGGCACCAGCGACGGTCCGAGCCTGGTGGGCGTCGGCGCCGCCGCGGTGGACTTCCAGGTCGGCACCGGCCGCATGCCGCTCCAGCAGCCCGGCCCGCAGGGCGTCGAGAAGCCCAAGGTCTACTCGCAGGCCGAGATCGACCAGCTGGCGGCGTACGTGGCCTCGCTGGGCCCGGGCCCGAGCGTTCCGACCGAGGAGCAGTACAACCCGGAGGGCGCGGACATCGCCAACGGCGGTGAGCTCTTCCGTACGAACTGCGCGCAGTGCCACAACTTCACCGGTGAGGGCGGCGCCCTCTCCGAGGGCAAGTTCGCCCCCGACCTCGGCGGCGTCGAGCCGAAGTACATCTACGAGGCCATGCAGAGCGGTCCGCAGGCCATGCCCTCCTTCCCCGACACGGTGCTGACGGAGTCCGACAAGAAGGACATCGTCGCCTACCTGGAGGAAGTCAACAGCGACGAGGCGGAGACCCCCGGCGGCGTCAAGCTTGGCGGCCTCGGCCCGGTGGCCGAGGGTCTGTTCGCCTGGGTGTTCGGGCTCGGGGCGATGATCGCCCTGGCCATCTGGGTCGCGGCCCGGACAGCGAAGGCCAAGAAGTCATGA
- a CDS encoding rhomboid family intramembrane serine protease has protein sequence MSATGTRPPTRSVRGHPVATYTLIGLCAAVFLLGPVAGLGTGGEGALYREQASYYQRWGVVPTELWSGAARPLLTPLTSLFVHGGWLHLLSNLLFLFVFGESVERRTGAVRFTLCYLVVGYAAMLCYAAAHHGSDETLVGASGAISGVLGAFLYLLPRARVTSVFPFLWFLPLRFPAWLVLVFWLALQWLAARHDTDGPGVAYLAHVVGFMLGFLYAWRRFRTADAAARPAAAPDEGISP, from the coding sequence ATGTCCGCCACCGGTACCCGCCCTCCTACCCGCTCGGTGCGCGGTCACCCCGTGGCGACGTACACCCTCATCGGCCTCTGCGCCGCGGTCTTCCTGCTGGGCCCGGTCGCCGGGCTCGGCACCGGCGGTGAGGGGGCCCTGTACCGGGAGCAGGCCTCCTACTACCAGCGCTGGGGCGTCGTCCCCACCGAGCTGTGGAGCGGCGCCGCGCGCCCGCTGCTCACCCCGCTGACCTCGCTCTTCGTGCACGGCGGGTGGCTGCACCTGCTGAGCAACCTGCTCTTCCTGTTCGTCTTCGGCGAGAGCGTCGAGCGACGGACGGGCGCGGTCCGCTTCACCCTCTGCTACCTGGTCGTCGGCTACGCGGCGATGCTCTGCTACGCCGCCGCGCACCACGGCTCCGACGAGACCCTGGTCGGCGCGTCGGGGGCGATCTCCGGTGTGCTGGGCGCCTTTCTCTACCTGCTCCCCCGGGCACGGGTGACCAGTGTGTTCCCCTTCCTGTGGTTCCTGCCGCTGCGCTTCCCCGCCTGGCTGGTGCTGGTGTTCTGGCTGGCCCTCCAGTGGCTGGCCGCGCGCCACGACACGGACGGTCCCGGCGTCGCCTACCTGGCCCACGTCGTAGGCTTCATGCTCGGCTTCCTCTACGCCTGGCGACGCTTCCGCACGGCAGACGCAGCCGCCCGCCCGGCCGCCGCCCCCGACGAAGGGATCTCACCGTGA
- a CDS encoding heme-copper oxidase subunit III yields MTGVATATAVETGHAHPSVNRPNLTSVGTIIWLSSELMFFAALFAMYFTLRSVTGAEYWRESAEALNLPFSATNTTILVLSSLTCQLGVFAAERGDVKKLRGWFIITFLMGAVFIGGQIYEYTELVMHEGLSLSSDPYGSVFYLTTGFHGLHVTGGLIAFLFVLGRTYAARRFTHHQATAAIVVSYYWHFVDVVWIGLFATIYLIK; encoded by the coding sequence ATGACGGGCGTGGCGACAGCAACAGCAGTAGAAACCGGGCACGCACACCCGTCGGTCAACCGGCCGAACCTCACCAGCGTCGGAACGATCATCTGGCTGAGTTCCGAGTTGATGTTCTTCGCGGCACTGTTCGCGATGTACTTCACGCTGCGGTCGGTGACGGGTGCCGAGTACTGGAGGGAGAGCGCCGAGGCACTGAATCTTCCCTTCTCCGCGACGAACACCACGATCCTGGTGCTCTCCTCACTCACCTGTCAGCTCGGCGTGTTCGCCGCCGAGCGCGGTGACGTGAAGAAGCTCCGAGGCTGGTTCATCATCACCTTCCTCATGGGCGCGGTCTTCATCGGCGGTCAGATCTACGAGTACACGGAGCTGGTCATGCACGAGGGGCTCTCGCTCTCGTCCGACCCGTACGGCTCCGTCTTCTACCTGACCACCGGCTTCCACGGACTGCACGTGACGGGCGGCCTCATCGCGTTCCTGTTCGTCCTGGGGCGGACGTACGCGGCCAGGAGGTTCACCCACCACCAGGCCACTGCGGCCATCGTCGTGTCCTATTACTGGCACTTCGTCGATGTCGTCTGGATCGGCCTCTTCGCCACGATCTACCTGATCAAGTGA
- a CDS encoding NYN domain-containing protein produces the protein MEQHSDGERDDARVPPDESLDRPLPDRVRRRVVALTGEAIGDLTVAELPGPLRQYARFTPQRRAKFGGNAMAAALESDPVFRRRVAGRLRDLVTELAEAVEAGRAPAAADPVDVAALAYVLRPPGWVKQVTAAGEEAQRAQAEQAGEETQRELARLREELSAARAAQRAESERARGEGEAARKDLEAVQRKLRSAQSDVKRGEAALRKLRSEMDDQRSAHAAEKAATDGEVRRLKARLAETESALEAGRRTAREGRSVEDMRVRLLLDTVLDAAQGLRRELALPPAELRPADTVDAVEPGRMSPKDVAARALSESDPALLDQLLSLPQAHLVVDGYNVTKTGYPTMPLEKQRLRLLGGLAVLAAQTGAEMTCVFDGAELAAPVLLAPPRGVRVLFSKPGETADELIRRLVRAEPPGRAVVVVSSDREVADGCAAAGARPVSSALLLRRLGRT, from the coding sequence GTGGAGCAACACAGCGACGGTGAGCGCGACGACGCACGCGTGCCGCCGGACGAGTCGCTCGACCGCCCGCTGCCCGACAGGGTGCGGCGCCGGGTCGTCGCGCTGACCGGCGAGGCCATCGGCGACCTGACCGTGGCGGAGCTGCCGGGGCCGCTGCGCCAGTACGCCCGGTTCACGCCGCAGCGCCGCGCGAAGTTCGGCGGCAACGCCATGGCGGCGGCGCTCGAGAGTGATCCGGTGTTCCGCCGGCGTGTCGCCGGACGGCTCCGCGACCTGGTCACCGAACTGGCGGAGGCGGTGGAGGCCGGCCGCGCGCCGGCCGCCGCCGACCCGGTGGACGTGGCGGCGCTCGCCTACGTGCTGCGCCCGCCGGGCTGGGTGAAGCAGGTGACGGCGGCCGGTGAGGAGGCGCAGCGCGCCCAGGCCGAGCAGGCGGGGGAGGAGACGCAGCGGGAACTCGCGCGGCTGCGCGAGGAACTGTCCGCGGCCCGCGCCGCGCAGCGCGCCGAGTCCGAACGGGCCCGCGGAGAGGGCGAGGCGGCCCGCAAGGACCTGGAGGCGGTGCAGCGGAAGCTGCGCAGCGCGCAGAGCGACGTGAAGCGGGGCGAGGCCGCGCTGCGGAAGCTGAGGTCCGAGATGGACGACCAGCGGTCCGCCCACGCGGCGGAGAAGGCCGCGACCGACGGCGAGGTGCGCCGGCTCAAGGCGCGGCTCGCGGAGACCGAGTCGGCGCTCGAAGCCGGCCGCCGCACCGCCCGTGAGGGGCGCAGCGTGGAGGACATGCGGGTCCGGCTGCTGCTGGACACCGTGCTCGACGCGGCCCAGGGCCTGCGGCGCGAACTCGCGCTGCCCCCGGCGGAACTGCGCCCGGCGGACACCGTGGACGCGGTGGAGCCGGGCCGGATGAGCCCCAAGGACGTCGCGGCCCGGGCCCTGTCGGAGAGCGACCCGGCGCTGCTGGACCAGCTGCTGTCGCTGCCGCAGGCGCATCTCGTCGTCGACGGCTACAACGTCACCAAGACCGGCTATCCGACGATGCCGCTGGAGAAGCAGCGGCTGCGGCTCCTCGGCGGGCTCGCGGTGCTCGCCGCGCAGACCGGCGCGGAGATGACCTGCGTCTTTGACGGGGCCGAATTGGCCGCGCCGGTGCTGCTGGCGCCCCCACGCGGGGTTCGGGTGCTGTTCAGCAAGCCGGGGGAGACCGCGGACGAGCTGATCCGCCGGCTGGTGCGGGCCGAACCGCCGGGCCGCGCCGTGGTCGTGGTCTCCTCCGACCGGGAGGTGGCCGACGGCTGCGCCGCCGCGGGGGCCCGGCCGGTGTCCTCCGCGCTGCTGCTGCGCCGCCTCGGCCGTACCTGA
- a CDS encoding C40 family peptidase, whose amino-acid sequence MASHRRPKQPSRTRVTVMTATAAAAVALTSQSAQAAPSKPSLDEVKAKVDKLYEDAEAATEKYNGAKEKQEKLNKDISNLQDSVARGQGELNDLRDGLGSMATAQYRNGGVDPSIQLFLSSDPDDYLDKASTLDQLSTKQSEALDKIQGKQRTLEQKREEARTKLDDLSETRKELGSKKKKIQGKLSDARDLLNTLTAEQRAEMQADEARANRAASDRVDLGSGVPASQRASAALSAAQGKIGSPYVWGATGPSSFDCSGLTSWAYAQAGVSLPRTSQSQASAGAQIGRSALQPGDLVLFYGDLHHIGLYAGNGQILHAPKPGANVRYESINNMPFMYGVRVG is encoded by the coding sequence GTGGCGTCCCACCGTCGTCCCAAGCAGCCCAGTCGCACCCGTGTCACCGTCATGACGGCGACCGCTGCCGCAGCCGTGGCCCTCACCTCCCAGAGCGCGCAGGCGGCGCCCTCCAAGCCCTCCCTCGACGAGGTCAAGGCGAAGGTCGACAAGCTCTACGAAGATGCGGAGGCGGCGACCGAGAAGTACAACGGCGCCAAGGAGAAGCAGGAGAAGCTCAACAAGGACATCTCCAACCTCCAGGACTCGGTGGCGCGCGGCCAGGGTGAGCTGAACGACCTGCGCGACGGCCTCGGTTCGATGGCGACCGCGCAGTACCGCAACGGCGGCGTCGACCCCTCGATCCAGCTGTTCCTCTCGTCCGACCCGGACGACTACCTGGACAAAGCCTCCACCCTCGACCAGCTCAGCACCAAGCAGAGCGAGGCGCTGGACAAGATCCAGGGCAAGCAGCGCACCCTCGAGCAGAAGCGCGAGGAGGCCCGCACCAAGCTGGACGACCTCTCCGAGACCCGCAAGGAACTCGGCAGCAAGAAGAAGAAGATCCAGGGCAAGCTCTCCGACGCCCGGGACCTGCTCAACACCCTCACCGCCGAGCAGCGCGCCGAGATGCAGGCCGACGAGGCCCGCGCCAACCGCGCCGCCTCCGACCGCGTCGACCTCGGCAGCGGCGTCCCCGCCTCGCAGCGCGCGTCCGCCGCGCTGAGCGCCGCCCAGGGCAAGATCGGCTCGCCGTACGTCTGGGGCGCCACCGGCCCCAGCTCCTTCGACTGCTCCGGGCTCACCTCCTGGGCCTACGCGCAGGCCGGCGTCTCGCTGCCGCGCACCTCGCAGTCCCAGGCGAGCGCCGGCGCCCAGATCGGCCGCAGCGCGCTCCAGCCCGGCGACCTGGTGCTGTTCTACGGCGACCTGCACCACATCGGCCTGTACGCCGGCAACGGCCAGATCCTGCACGCCCCCAAGCCGGGTGCCAACGTGCGCTACGAGTCGATCAACAACATGCCGTTCATGTACGGCGTCCGCGTCGGCTGA
- the trpD gene encoding anthranilate phosphoribosyltransferase, with protein sequence MNTVPDVGSPTGGDLTWPDVLSALLAGEDLSADASAWAMDRIMRGEATDAQIAGFAVALRAKGETVDEVSGLVRTMYAHANVIDVPGPTVDIVGTGGDRAKTVNISTMSAIVVAGTGAKVVKHGNRAASSASGASDVLEKLGVNLELTPRRVAEVAAEAGITFCFAVKFHPALRHVAAARRELGIPTSFNFLGPLTNPARVRAQATGVADARMAPILAGVLAERGSSALVFRGDDGLDELTTTSTSTVWIVRDGTVRRESFDPRTVDLEMVPVEALRGADAAYNADVARRLLEGEQGPVRDAVLLNSAAALTALEPTDQPLADQLGAGLARAAESLDSGAAKSALDRWVASSHA encoded by the coding sequence ATGAACACCGTTCCCGACGTCGGCTCTCCCACCGGAGGCGACCTCACCTGGCCGGACGTGCTGAGCGCCCTGCTGGCCGGCGAGGACCTCTCCGCGGACGCGTCCGCCTGGGCGATGGACCGCATCATGCGGGGCGAGGCGACGGACGCCCAGATCGCCGGGTTCGCGGTCGCCCTGCGGGCCAAGGGCGAGACGGTGGACGAGGTGTCCGGCCTGGTGCGCACCATGTACGCGCATGCCAACGTCATCGATGTGCCCGGCCCGACCGTGGACATCGTCGGCACCGGCGGCGACCGGGCGAAGACGGTGAACATCTCGACGATGTCGGCGATCGTGGTCGCCGGCACCGGGGCGAAGGTCGTCAAGCACGGCAACCGTGCCGCGTCTTCCGCCAGCGGCGCCTCTGACGTGCTGGAGAAGCTGGGCGTCAACCTGGAGCTGACCCCGCGCCGTGTCGCGGAGGTCGCAGCGGAGGCCGGCATCACCTTCTGCTTCGCGGTGAAGTTCCACCCCGCGCTGCGGCACGTCGCCGCCGCACGACGCGAGCTGGGCATCCCCACCTCGTTCAACTTCCTCGGCCCGCTCACCAACCCGGCACGGGTGCGCGCGCAGGCCACCGGCGTCGCGGATGCCCGGATGGCGCCGATCCTCGCCGGCGTGCTCGCCGAACGCGGCTCCTCCGCGCTGGTGTTCCGCGGCGACGACGGCCTGGACGAACTGACCACCACCAGCACCTCCACCGTGTGGATCGTGCGCGACGGCACTGTCCGGCGGGAGAGCTTCGACCCGCGGACCGTGGACCTCGAGATGGTGCCCGTGGAGGCGTTGCGTGGCGCCGACGCCGCGTACAACGCGGACGTGGCGCGGCGGTTGCTGGAGGGCGAGCAGGGGCCGGTCCGGGACGCCGTGCTGCTCAACTCGGCGGCGGCGCTCACCGCGCTGGAACCGACGGACCAGCCGCTCGCCGACCAGCTCGGGGCGGGCCTCGCGCGCGCGGCGGAGTCCCTGGACTCCGGCGCCGCCAAGTCCGCCCTCGACCGCTGGGTCGCCTCCTCCCACGCGTAG
- a CDS encoding Rieske 2Fe-2S domain-containing protein: MSSETGSHDNVSDHDPNEKMPERRDEAHEAEKDPGHGAEAALAEDPFRDPGLPPHEHRIQDVDERAAKRSERTVALYFVISMLATVGFIASYVAFPIEQIVYIWPLGHISALNFALGMTLGVALLGIGIGAVHWARTLMSDVELADERHPVEAEPELKRKVLADFRQGAQESALGRRKLVRNTMFGALALLPLSSVVLLRDLGPLPEDKLRHTFWEKGLMLINENTGEPLKPEDVPVGSLAFARPEGLEPEDHEFNTEIAKAALMLVRIQPEDIKDKKALDWSHEGVLAYSKICTHVGCPVSLYEQQTHHVLCPCHQSTFDLSDGARVLFGPAGHALPQLRISVNDEGFLQAEGDFAEPVGPSFWERGA; the protein is encoded by the coding sequence ATGAGCAGCGAGACTGGATCCCACGACAACGTGTCAGACCACGACCCGAACGAGAAAATGCCCGAGCGGCGGGACGAGGCCCACGAGGCCGAGAAGGACCCCGGGCACGGCGCCGAGGCGGCCCTCGCGGAGGACCCCTTCCGTGACCCCGGGCTGCCGCCCCACGAGCACCGCATCCAGGACGTCGACGAGCGGGCCGCCAAGCGGTCCGAGCGCACGGTCGCGCTGTACTTCGTCATCTCGATGCTCGCCACGGTCGGCTTCATCGCCTCCTACGTCGCGTTCCCGATCGAGCAGATCGTCTACATCTGGCCGCTCGGGCACATCAGCGCCCTGAATTTCGCCCTCGGCATGACCCTGGGTGTCGCGCTGCTCGGCATCGGCATCGGCGCGGTCCACTGGGCCCGCACCCTGATGTCGGACGTGGAGCTCGCCGACGAGCGTCACCCGGTCGAGGCGGAGCCCGAGCTGAAGCGCAAGGTGCTGGCGGACTTCCGCCAGGGCGCCCAGGAGTCGGCGCTCGGCCGCCGCAAGCTGGTGCGGAACACCATGTTCGGTGCGCTGGCTCTCCTCCCGCTGTCCAGCGTCGTCCTGCTGCGCGACCTCGGTCCGCTGCCGGAGGACAAGCTGCGGCACACCTTCTGGGAGAAGGGCCTGATGCTCATCAACGAGAACACCGGTGAGCCGCTCAAGCCCGAGGACGTCCCGGTCGGCTCGCTGGCCTTCGCCCGGCCCGAGGGGCTGGAGCCCGAGGACCACGAGTTCAACACCGAGATCGCCAAGGCCGCCCTCATGCTGGTGCGTATCCAGCCCGAGGACATCAAGGACAAGAAGGCCCTTGACTGGAGTCACGAGGGGGTGCTGGCCTACTCGAAGATCTGCACCCACGTCGGTTGCCCGGTCAGCCTGTACGAGCAGCAGACGCACCACGTGCTGTGCCCCTGCCACCAGTCGACGTTCGACCTCTCCGACGGTGCGCGGGTGCTCTTCGGTCCGGCCGGCCACGCGCTGCCGCAGCTGAGGATCAGCGTCAATGACGAAGGGTTCCTGCAGGCGGAGGGCGACTTCGCCGAACCCGTCGGCCCGTCCTTCTGGGAGCGCGGAGCATGA